From Entelurus aequoreus isolate RoL-2023_Sb linkage group LG22, RoL_Eaeq_v1.1, whole genome shotgun sequence, one genomic window encodes:
- the vps37c gene encoding vacuolar protein sorting-associated protein 37C: protein MEKLSDLSKSELQELLDNPAKVESMAQESDEIQNIQLEREMALASNRSLAEQNLDMKPCLESQREVLVERYTQLQAIRDTYREHTSIIDGMVGKASPEALFSRMQTEGSKVETESEVLADEFLEGSLPLDSFLDRFLVLRCLAHKRRVRVEKFQEVLRQRKEGNPTAMTSSSGISQPVNQWNPQTTTAGQQQANSKGYRNIPQPVPPSAGVSCGLPYSQYPVTPSNAPPPPVPLVAAGSDPVVPPSQIPSYAGSGSPFPPAGGFTGPGSAFKPLPSVACPYPTQSSFPTPYPGSAFGQYNPTQSNTALYPGSYNYGGYSYPSNSQPPTGSPIYRPGYGVSQPYS from the exons ATGGAGAAGCTTTCAGATTTGAGCAAATCCGAGCTTCAGGAACTTCTGGACAACCCGGCGAAGGTGGAGTCTATGGCTCAGGAGTCTGATGAG ATCCAAAACATCCAGCTGGAGAGAGAGATGGCGTTGGCGTCCAATCGTAGCCTCGCAGAGCAAAACCTGGACATGAAGCCATGCTTGGAGTCTCAAAGAGAAGTTCTGGTGGAGAGATACACACAGCTGCAGGCCATCAGAGATACCTACAGAGAGCACACCTCCATAATAG ATGGAATGGTTGGTAAGGCGTCTCCAGAAGCACTGTTCTCCAGAATGCAGACAGAGGGCAGCAAAGTAGAAACAGAGTCAGAG GTTTTAGCCGATGAATTCCTGGAGGGCTCGCTGCCATTGGACTCATTCCTTGACCGCTTCCTTGTTCTACGTTGCCTAGCTCACAAAAGACGCGTGCGGGTAGAGAAGTTCCAGGAGGTCCTGCGACAGAGAAAAGAGGGTAATCCCACAGCTATGACATCATCATCAGGTATCAGCCAACCTGTCAATCAGTGGAACCCACAGACCACGACAGCAGGCCAGCAGCAGGCAAACTCCAAAGGCTACCGTAATATCCCTCAGCCTGTTCCTCCGTCTGCGGGGGTCTCCTGTGGTCTCCCCTACAGCCAATATCCTGTCACCCCTTCCAACGCCCCCCCACCGCCAGTCCCGTTAGTGGCGGCGGGCTCTGACCCAGTCGTTCCCCCATCGCAGATACCTTCCTATGCAGGCTCCGGCTCACCTTTCCCCCCAGCAGGGGGCTTCACTGGCCCCGGGTCAGCGTTCAAACCTCTGCCTTCGGTCGCCTGCCCGTACCCAACCCAGTCCTCTTTCCCCACCCCGTACCCGGGCTCAGCTTTTGGCCAATACAACCCAACCCAGAGCAATACAGCACTATACCCAGGTTCGTACAACTATGGCGGTTACAGCTATCCGTCTAATTCTCAGCCACCAACAGGAAGTCCCATTTACAGACCAGGATATGGCGTTTCACAGCCATATtcctaa